A stretch of DNA from Dioscorea cayenensis subsp. rotundata cultivar TDr96_F1 chromosome 4, TDr96_F1_v2_PseudoChromosome.rev07_lg8_w22 25.fasta, whole genome shotgun sequence:
GTGTGCCTGCATGACAAATGGGATGAGGCCAGATGTTTCAAGCCATGATTGCCTTAGTGCCCACTGCCCAGACAAGGAAAAGGTCAACAAACAGCAACCATTCATTATCAACTAATAACATAAAAGGTTGGAAAAAAAGAAACGTAGGATCACACACCATTGGTAGTGCCCGGACTGGCAAATACCATTTTCTAAAAGCACAAACCTGGAACCTAATAAAGTGTCTTTGTCACGCATGCATTAAGGATCTACTCTGTTAGTCTATTCTAGTTCATGTGTTTTTCTGAAGTTTGTAACTACAAATCATGACTATAGAGAATAATAACACTCTCAGCGGCAAAAGCAAAATATCCATCCACTGCGCACTACATTCTTCAACACCCAGCACGCTTAATGACAAAGAAAGATTCGTCCTTTCTGCAGTTGCATTCAATAAAAACCCATAGTCATAACCAGCACAAAATGCATACCAAAACAGTGCAAAAGTGCAAACTTGAAACAACCATGTTGTTGTCTCAGTTGCTCAACTTCATCACCACCACCTTCATCATTTTGGTCTTCTCAACCACCGCCACCGCCGCCAACCTTTCACTCCCTCACCCTCTCATCTCCTTCCTTGAAAGCCTCCCACAATCCTCACAGCGCCTGCTTCTCTGGAACAACACCCTGCCACCCTGCCAATGGCCGGGTGTCTCCTGCTCTTCCAACTCAACAAGCATCACCTCAATCGACGTCTCGAGCCTCGGCCTCTCCGGCCAACTCTCCTCCTCCGCTCCCCATCTCTGCCGTATCACCACCCTCCGTGAGATCATTCTCAGCTACAACAACTTCTCCGGCCCTATTCCCCCTTCCCTCTTCCACTGTCCTTCACTCACCAGCCTCCGCCTTGGCTTCAACTCCCTCTCCGGTCCCATCCCTCCGGACGTCCTCCTCGCCACCCATCTCACTGAGCTCGTCCTTAGCAACAACTTCCTCTCTGGCAGCATTCCCAAACAACTCCTCCGCCTCCCCCACCTCCAACTTCTAAATCTCCACAGTAATAATCTCACTGGCCCTTTACCTGACTTCCCACCTTCATGCTCTGTTTCCAAgctcaatctcaacaaaaacataCTCTCTGGCCCTCTCCCTCCTACTCTTTCCAACTGCGTCAACCTCACCGAGTTCTTAGTTTCTTCAAACAAGCTCTCGGGTATCATCACTAGTGATGCCTTTGTGGGTCTTCGGAGTCTGCAGTGCCTCTTCATGGAAAACAATGACTTCACCGGCGAGTTGCCGAGGAGTTTGCTTGGTCTCACTGGTTTGACAGTGCTGGTCCTTTCTAAAAACCAGTTTAATGGCACTATACCTGAAGCCATTGGCCACCTTCAGTCTCTGACCGAGATTTTCCTCTGGGGGAACAATCTCACCGGCCCCATTCCTCGCTCTGTAGGTACTCTTGCACTTCTGAAAACTCTGGAGCTTTCAAGTAACCAGCTTGTGGGGCCTTTACCATCCGAGCTTGGGAACTGCAGTTCCTTGGTTGAACTTCTGCTTCAGTTTAATCTCATTGGAGGTCCTATCCCACCGGAGATTTCCAATCTGAAGAAGCTGGAGAAGCTCTACCTCTTTGATAACGAATTGGAGGGAATCATTCCACCGCAGATTGGAAACATGACCAGTCTCATCGACTTGCAGCTTTACAACAACAGCTTGAGTTTCCGGATTCCTGCAGAGGTCGTTTACTTGAGGAACTTGAGGTATATGTCATTGGCTTTCAACAAGCTTTCCGGCGAGGTGCCTGGGGAACTTGGCCGGAACTTGTCCTATGGCTTGGTGAAGTTGGACTTGACtggaaatgatttccatgggcTAATACCTCCATATCTCTGTGAAGGGGGGTAAACTTTATGCTTTGGTTATCGGGATTAATCGATTCAATGGTAGTTTTCCCACCAGCATTGCCGGGTGTTCTTCTCTTTGGAGGTTTACTTCGAAAAACAATCTTCTCCATGGAAGCATACCTGATAATATGCCTGCAAATCCTGGGATTTCATACATGGACCTCAGTAATAACTTTTTTGACGGCCATATTCCTTCTATTCTTGGTTCTTGGACCAACCTTTCAATGCTAAATATATCCAATAATCTTCTATCTGGGTCCATCCCTCCTGAACTTGGCAATCTCAAGAAACTGGGAAAGCTCTCGCTTTCTGCAAACAAACTGAATGGATCCATACCTTCTGAATTAGGCAACTGCACAGAGCTTCTGGAGTTGGTCCTTAGTAATAACCTTCTTTCAGGGAGAATTCCTGCGGAGATTGTGGTATTGGACAAACTGAGGAATCTATTGCTCTCTGGGAACAAATTCTCTGGAGGTATACCTGATTTTTTTACACCAACTCAAGATCTTTTAGAATTGCAGCTTGGTGACAATATGCTTGAAGGCTCCATTCCTTCCAGTTTAGGTAGTCTTCAGTACATTTCCACTGCTCTCAACCTCAGTAGTAATAGATTGAATGGTAGCATTCCACCTAGTCTTGGCCAACTTCGTGGCCTGGAAGTGCTTGACCTGTCCAACAATTTCTTGTCTGGTGAGATCCCTTCAAGA
This window harbors:
- the LOC120258580 gene encoding probable LRR receptor-like serine/threonine-protein kinase At1g34110, which codes for MLLSQLLNFITTTFIILVFSTTATAANLSLPHPLISFLESLPQSSQRLLLWNNTLPPCQWPGVSCSSNSTSITSIDVSSLGLSGQLSSSAPHLCRITTLREIILSYNNFSGPIPPSLFHCPSLTSLRLGFNSLSGPIPPDVLLATHLTELVLSNNFLSGSIPKQLLRLPHLQLLNLHSNNLTGPLPDFPPSCSVSKLNLNKNILSGPLPPTLSNCVNLTEFLVSSNKLSGIITSDAFVGLRSLQCLFMENNDFTGELPRSLLGLTGLTVLVLSKNQFNGTIPEAIGHLQSLTEIFLWGNNLTGPIPRSVGTLALLKTLELSSNQLVGPLPSELGNCSSLVELLLQFNLIGGPIPPEISNLKKLEKLYLFDNELEGIIPPQIGNMTSLIDLQLYNNSLSFRIPAEVVYLRNLRYMSLAFNKLSGEVPGELGRNLSYGLVKLDLTGNDFHGLIPPYLCEGG
- the LOC120258581 gene encoding receptor-like protein kinase, whose translation is MPANPGISYMDLSNNFFDGHIPSILGSWTNLSMLNISNNLLSGSIPPELGNLKKLGKLSLSANKLNGSIPSELGNCTELLELVLSNNLLSGRIPAEIVVLDKLRNLLLSGNKFSGGIPDFFTPTQDLLELQLGDNMLEGSIPSSLGSLQYISTALNLSSNRLNGSIPPSLGQLRGLEVLDLSNNFLSGEIPSRLSDMVALTFVNVSSNQLSGRLPEGWIKFLNSSPASFSGMRIATYVAAGRAQDGSSHLPSSIRSVDSVADFPEDLTYEDILRATEKLE